One part of the Methylobacterium terrae genome encodes these proteins:
- a CDS encoding DsbE family thiol:disulfide interchange protein encodes MHPVQEGAGQAGAGEEAEEVPRRSRLLFLLPLLAFAALAGIFLGKLLTTGYDPSAVPSALIGRPVPDFTLPPVPGLTADGTGVPGLNAADFKGKVTVLNVWASWCAPCQVEHPMLVRLARDGVNLVGIDYKDQPENGRRFLGRHGNPFKTVGADADGRVGIDLGVYGVPETFVIGPDGRIREKLVGILTPENYDAFLARVRAMK; translated from the coding sequence ATGCATCCGGTGCAGGAAGGCGCCGGCCAGGCCGGCGCCGGCGAGGAGGCCGAGGAGGTGCCGCGCCGCTCGCGGCTGCTGTTCCTGCTGCCGCTGCTGGCCTTCGCGGCGCTCGCCGGCATCTTCCTCGGCAAGCTGCTCACCACCGGCTACGACCCCTCGGCCGTCCCCTCGGCCCTGATCGGCCGCCCGGTGCCGGACTTCACCCTGCCCCCGGTTCCCGGGCTGACCGCCGACGGCACCGGCGTGCCGGGCCTGAATGCCGCAGACTTCAAGGGGAAGGTGACGGTGCTGAACGTCTGGGCCTCGTGGTGCGCGCCCTGCCAGGTCGAGCACCCGATGCTGGTGCGCCTCGCCCGCGACGGCGTGAACCTCGTCGGCATCGACTACAAGGACCAGCCCGAGAACGGCCGCCGCTTCCTCGGCCGCCACGGCAACCCGTTCAAGACCGTCGGCGCCGACGCGGACGGCCGCGTCGGCATCGATCTCGGGGTCTACGGCGTGCCCGAGACCTTCGTGATCGGGCCGGACGGGCGGATCCGCGAGAAGCTGGTCGGCATTCTCACGCCGGAGAATTACGACGCGTTCCTGGCGCGGGTCCGGGCGATGAAGTAG
- the dapF gene encoding diaminopimelate epimerase, whose translation MSPLAHRRFLKMNGLGNEIVVLDLRGSDVRVQPQEARAIAADPASHFDQLMVLHDPVTPGTEAYVRIYNTDGSEAGACGNGTRCVAWAMMDDPVMARPLRGDRLILETRPGLLEVVRVSALDFTVDMGTPRLRWDEIPLAEPFPDTRRIELQIGPIDDPVLHSPGAVSMGNPHAVFFVERDPETYDLARIGPLLESHPIFPDRANISLAQVVDRAHIRLRVWERGAGLTRACGTAACAALVAASRLRLTGREAIVTLPGGDLTIAWGEDDHVRMTGPTELEHEGTFAASLFAGAA comes from the coding sequence TTGTCCCCCCTCGCCCATCGCCGCTTCCTGAAGATGAACGGCCTCGGCAACGAGATCGTGGTGCTGGACCTGCGCGGGAGCGACGTCCGGGTACAGCCGCAGGAGGCCCGCGCCATCGCGGCCGACCCGGCCTCGCACTTCGACCAGCTGATGGTGCTGCACGATCCCGTCACCCCGGGCACCGAGGCGTACGTGCGGATCTACAACACCGACGGGTCGGAGGCGGGCGCCTGCGGCAACGGCACCCGCTGCGTCGCCTGGGCGATGATGGACGATCCGGTCATGGCCCGCCCGCTCCGGGGCGACCGCCTGATCCTCGAGACCCGCCCCGGCCTCCTCGAGGTGGTGCGGGTCTCGGCCCTGGACTTCACCGTCGACATGGGAACGCCGCGGCTGCGCTGGGACGAGATCCCCCTCGCCGAGCCGTTTCCCGACACGCGGCGCATCGAATTGCAGATCGGGCCGATCGACGACCCGGTGCTGCACTCGCCCGGGGCGGTCAGCATGGGCAACCCGCACGCGGTGTTCTTCGTCGAGCGCGACCCCGAGACCTACGACCTCGCCCGGATCGGCCCGCTGCTCGAATCGCACCCGATCTTCCCGGATCGGGCCAACATCTCGCTGGCGCAGGTCGTTGACCGCGCGCACATCCGCCTGCGGGTATGGGAGCGCGGCGCCGGCCTGACGCGCGCCTGCGGCACCGCCGCCTGCGCGGCCCTGGTCGCGGCGTCGCGCCTGCGCCTCACCGGCCGCGAGGCCATCGTGACCCTGCCGGGCGGCGACCTCACCATCGCCTGGGGCGAGGACGACCACGTCCGCATGACCGGACCGACCGAACTGGAGCACGAGGGCACCTTCGCAGCCTCGCTGTTCGCCGGAGCCGCCTGA
- the mtaB gene encoding tRNA (N(6)-L-threonylcarbamoyladenosine(37)-C(2))-methylthiotransferase MtaB — translation MGVEVLSFGCRLNAAESEAMRRRAESAGRTDLVLVNTCAVTIEAGRQARKAIRAAVRSNPGARVVVTGCGAQVETEAYAAMPEVAEILGNRRKLDPAVWTDPAPERIRIDDVMAPHPDPLPEPAPMRARTRAFLPVQNGCDHRCTFCVIPFGRGNSRSVPVARVVAQVRALVEAGTREVVLTGVDLTAYGRDLDASGDLTLGLLVRAILREVPDLDRLRLSSIDSVEADPALVAAFAEEERLMPHLHLSLQAGDDLILKRMKRRHGRDDAIRFCAEIRALRPDAVFGADLIAGFPTETEAQFARSLALVEECGLAQLHVFPYSPRPGTPAARMPQVAPAAIRERAARLREAGTAALARRLDREVGATRRVLAERGGTGRTEGFLPVRLPEGVEAGALVELRMAGHDGRLLRVA, via the coding sequence ATGGGCGTGGAGGTCCTGAGCTTCGGCTGCCGCCTCAACGCCGCCGAATCGGAGGCGATGCGCCGGCGGGCGGAAAGCGCCGGGCGCACCGACCTCGTCCTCGTCAACACCTGCGCGGTCACGATCGAGGCCGGGCGCCAGGCCCGCAAGGCGATCCGGGCCGCCGTGCGGAGCAACCCAGGCGCGCGGGTCGTGGTGACGGGCTGCGGCGCGCAGGTCGAGACCGAGGCCTACGCGGCGATGCCCGAGGTGGCCGAGATCCTCGGCAATCGCCGCAAGCTCGACCCGGCGGTCTGGACCGATCCGGCACCGGAGCGGATCCGGATCGACGACGTGATGGCGCCGCACCCCGATCCCCTGCCCGAGCCGGCCCCGATGCGGGCGCGCACCCGCGCCTTCCTGCCGGTGCAGAACGGCTGCGACCACCGCTGCACCTTCTGCGTCATCCCGTTCGGCCGCGGCAACTCGCGCTCGGTGCCGGTGGCGCGCGTCGTGGCGCAGGTCCGTGCCCTGGTGGAAGCCGGCACCCGCGAGGTGGTGCTCACCGGCGTCGACCTGACGGCCTACGGCCGCGACCTGGATGCCTCGGGCGACCTCACCCTCGGTCTCCTGGTGCGGGCGATCCTGCGCGAGGTGCCCGACCTCGACCGCCTGCGCCTGTCCTCGATCGATTCCGTCGAGGCCGATCCGGCGCTGGTCGCGGCCTTCGCCGAGGAGGAGCGGCTGATGCCGCATCTCCACCTCTCGCTCCAGGCCGGCGACGACCTGATCCTCAAGCGGATGAAGCGCCGGCACGGCCGCGACGACGCGATCCGGTTCTGCGCCGAGATCCGGGCCTTACGCCCCGACGCGGTGTTCGGCGCCGACCTGATCGCCGGTTTCCCGACCGAGACCGAGGCGCAGTTCGCCCGCTCCCTCGCCCTCGTCGAGGAATGCGGCCTCGCCCAGCTCCACGTCTTCCCCTACTCGCCGCGCCCCGGCACCCCGGCCGCCCGGATGCCACAGGTCGCCCCCGCGGCGATCCGCGAGCGCGCCGCCCGCCTGCGCGAGGCCGGCACCGCCGCCCTCGCCCGCCGCCTCGACCGCGAGGTCGGCGCGACCCGCCGGGTGCTGGCGGAGCGCGGCGGCACCGGGCGCACCGAGGGTTTTTTGCCTGTGCGGCTGCCGGAGGGGGTGGAGGCGGGGGCGCTCGTCGAGCTGCGCATGGCCGGGCATGACGGGCGGTTGTTGCGGGTGGCGTGA
- a CDS encoding NAD(P)H-binding protein yields the protein MTTGTALVLGATGGVGGAVARRLKAEGWTVRALHRDPGRAARAADGLDWVRGDAMVAADVVAAAAGASLIVHAVNPPGYRDWDRLVLPMLDASIAASRASDARLLLPGNVYVYGRDAGPNPGADAPQAPRTAKGRIRIAMEARLRDSGVRSLIVRAGDFFGPRTTANSWFSSALVRPGRPVRSVTGPGTPGIGHQWAYLPDVAETMVRLSAREAELPRLAAFNMEGHWDPDGRQMIAAIARAVGGRVRVRRFPWALLPLAAPFWPLAREIREMRYLWREPIRMRNDDLVRFLGAEPHTPLDEAVRETLAGLGCLSASA from the coding sequence ATGACGACGGGTACGGCCCTGGTGCTGGGCGCGACGGGCGGGGTGGGCGGCGCGGTGGCGCGGCGCCTGAAGGCCGAGGGCTGGACGGTGCGGGCGCTCCACCGCGACCCCGGCCGGGCGGCGCGGGCCGCGGACGGGCTCGACTGGGTGCGCGGCGACGCGATGGTGGCCGCCGACGTGGTCGCGGCCGCCGCGGGCGCGTCGCTGATCGTCCACGCGGTCAACCCGCCCGGCTACCGCGACTGGGACCGTCTGGTCCTGCCGATGCTCGACGCCTCGATCGCCGCCTCGCGCGCCAGCGATGCCCGCCTGCTCCTGCCCGGCAACGTCTACGTCTACGGCCGCGACGCCGGCCCGAACCCGGGCGCCGACGCCCCCCAGGCGCCCCGGACCGCCAAGGGCCGCATCCGCATCGCCATGGAGGCGCGCCTGCGCGATTCCGGCGTGCGAAGCCTGATCGTGCGGGCCGGCGACTTCTTCGGCCCGCGCACCACCGCCAATTCCTGGTTCTCGTCCGCCCTGGTGCGCCCGGGGCGGCCGGTGCGGAGCGTGACCGGTCCGGGCACGCCGGGAATCGGCCACCAATGGGCCTACCTGCCCGACGTCGCCGAGACCATGGTGCGCCTGAGCGCCCGCGAGGCCGAGCTGCCCCGCCTCGCCGCCTTCAACATGGAGGGCCACTGGGACCCGGACGGCCGGCAGATGATCGCCGCCATCGCCCGCGCGGTCGGCGGACGGGTGCGGGTGCGGCGCTTCCCCTGGGCGCTCCTGCCGCTCGCCGCGCCGTTCTGGCCGCTGGCGCGGGAGATCCGCGAGATGCGCTACCTGTGGCGGGAACCGATCCGGATGCGCAACGATGACCTCGTCAGGTTCCTGGGGGCCGAGCCGCACACGCCGCTCGATGAGGCGGTGCGCGAGACGCTCGCGGGGCTCGGCTGCCTGAGCGCATCTGCCTGA
- a CDS encoding sensor histidine kinase, whose product MGSLRVRFGLLVGSAAALVVLAAIGLYGALHAAERTLDATLDAQVRLELIAELSGRLTEFGLAAVEAVGDNPGRPERLANARNEVDRALNAVDDGLSRAVAGAGGVLDRTQYTARARPLARLRAARAMLDRQVAQIQREPDPARRADAIRGALNGFGAVTGQPLTFLVEAERRAVEASSAEVRVLAGRMRGVAVAAAVLIVLLLLLLHQGLTRPILRRIEAIRIGAAAIGRGELDTRLAVASRDELGLLVASFNRMAARLKRREARVAADRAALEETVARATADLRGANARLEEIDRSRRRFFADVSHELRTPLTVILGECDLAARSPDTPDAFRPVIATIRKRALRLHRRVGDMLRIARSESGEIALDRRPVGLATILAEAVESCAPEARRRRIALELEPSAADAEVLADAEWLRQIVEGLIDNALRHAAGATRVSIGFSPGRTGAAVTVTDDGPGFPPEAEALFERFRRGGGPGPAPAGFGIGLALARWVVERHDGVIRLEAADPGARVVLELPGEDMGEDAAWDAAGDAA is encoded by the coding sequence ATGGGATCGCTCAGGGTACGGTTCGGGCTGCTGGTCGGAAGCGCGGCCGCCCTGGTGGTGCTGGCCGCGATCGGCCTCTACGGGGCGCTGCACGCCGCCGAGCGCACGCTCGACGCGACGCTCGACGCGCAGGTGCGCCTGGAGCTGATCGCCGAATTGTCCGGGCGCCTGACCGAGTTCGGCCTCGCCGCCGTCGAGGCGGTCGGCGACAATCCGGGCCGGCCCGAGCGGCTGGCCAATGCCCGCAACGAGGTCGACCGGGCGCTCAACGCCGTCGACGACGGCCTGAGCCGGGCCGTCGCCGGGGCCGGCGGCGTCCTCGACCGCACGCAGTACACCGCCCGCGCCCGGCCGCTCGCCCGTCTGCGGGCCGCCCGCGCCATGCTCGACCGGCAGGTGGCGCAGATCCAGCGCGAGCCCGACCCCGCCCGGCGCGCCGACGCGATCCGGGGCGCGCTCAACGGCTTCGGCGCGGTGACGGGCCAGCCCCTCACCTTCCTGGTCGAGGCCGAGCGCCGGGCGGTCGAGGCCTCCTCCGCCGAGGTCCGGGTGCTCGCCGGGCGGATGCGCGGCGTCGCGGTCGCGGCGGCCGTGCTGATCGTGCTGCTGCTCCTCCTTCTGCACCAGGGCCTGACGCGGCCGATCCTGCGGCGGATCGAGGCGATCCGGATCGGGGCCGCGGCCATCGGCCGGGGCGAGCTCGACACCCGCCTGGCCGTGGCGAGCCGCGACGAGCTCGGCCTGCTCGTCGCGAGCTTCAACCGCATGGCGGCGCGGCTGAAGCGGCGCGAGGCCCGGGTCGCCGCCGACCGGGCGGCGCTCGAGGAGACCGTCGCCCGCGCCACCGCCGACCTGCGCGGCGCCAACGCCCGGCTCGAGGAGATCGACCGCTCGCGCCGGCGCTTCTTCGCCGATGTCAGCCACGAGCTGCGCACGCCGCTCACGGTGATCCTCGGCGAGTGCGACCTCGCGGCCCGCTCGCCCGACACGCCCGACGCGTTCCGGCCGGTGATCGCCACCATCCGCAAGCGGGCCTTGAGGCTGCACCGCCGGGTCGGCGACATGCTGCGGATCGCCCGCTCGGAATCCGGGGAGATCGCCCTCGACCGGCGCCCGGTCGGCCTCGCGACCATCCTGGCCGAGGCGGTGGAGAGCTGCGCGCCGGAGGCGCGCCGCCGCCGCATCGCGCTGGAGCTGGAGCCGAGCGCCGCCGACGCCGAGGTGCTGGCCGATGCCGAGTGGCTGCGCCAGATCGTCGAGGGGCTGATCGACAACGCGCTGCGCCACGCCGCCGGCGCCACCCGGGTGAGCATCGGCTTCTCCCCCGGCCGTACCGGCGCCGCCGTCACGGTGACCGACGACGGACCGGGCTTCCCGCCGGAGGCCGAGGCGCTGTTCGAGCGCTTCCGGCGCGGCGGCGGGCCCGGCCCGGCGCCCGCCGGCTTCGGCATCGGGCTCGCTCTGGCGCGCTGGGTCGTTGAGCGCCATGATGGGGTGATCCGCCTCGAAGCGGCCGATCCGGGAGCCCGGGTCGTCCTGGAGCTGCCCGGCGAGGACATGGGGGAGGATGCGGCATGGGACGCGGCAGGGGACGCAGCATGA
- a CDS encoding LysR family transcriptional regulator, with amino-acid sequence MTGPSWDHYRAALAVLEEGSLSGAARALGLTQPTLGRQIAALEGALGVSLFTRSPAGLAPTEAALTLAPFARSLRATAEALRRAVAAEAEGVSGRVRITASEVVGAEVLPPILAGLHARYPGLALDVVLSDRMQDLLRRDADIAVRMTPPTQDALVARRVGTVHLGLYGHRRYLERRGIPTDPADLARHSVVGFDAETPFLRAMIRNTPALAEAGFAWRSDSTLAQLAALRAGFGLGACHTVLAARDPDLVRVLPEIVWELPTFVAMHEDLRSLRCCRAAFDALAEGMAAYCAE; translated from the coding sequence ATGACAGGACCGAGTTGGGATCACTATCGCGCGGCGCTGGCCGTGCTTGAGGAGGGCTCGCTCTCCGGCGCGGCGCGGGCCCTGGGCCTGACGCAGCCGACCCTCGGCCGGCAGATCGCGGCCCTGGAGGGGGCACTCGGCGTCTCCCTGTTCACCCGCTCGCCCGCCGGGCTCGCGCCGACCGAGGCCGCGCTGACGCTCGCCCCCTTCGCGCGGTCGCTCCGGGCGACCGCGGAGGCCCTGCGCCGGGCGGTGGCGGCGGAGGCCGAGGGGGTGTCGGGGCGGGTGCGGATCACCGCCTCCGAGGTGGTCGGCGCCGAGGTGCTGCCGCCAATCCTCGCCGGCCTGCACGCGCGGTACCCCGGCCTCGCCCTCGACGTGGTGCTGTCGGACCGGATGCAGGACCTGCTGCGGCGCGACGCCGACATCGCGGTGCGGATGACGCCGCCGACGCAAGACGCGCTGGTGGCGCGCCGGGTCGGCACGGTGCACCTCGGCCTCTACGGGCACCGCCGCTACCTCGAAAGACGCGGCATCCCGACGGATCCGGCCGATCTCGCCCGCCACAGCGTCGTCGGCTTCGATGCCGAGACCCCGTTCCTGCGGGCGATGATACGCAATACCCCGGCACTTGCCGAGGCGGGCTTCGCCTGGCGCAGCGACAGCACGCTCGCCCAGCTCGCGGCTCTCCGCGCCGGGTTCGGCCTCGGCGCCTGCCACACGGTGCTCGCCGCCCGCGACCCGGACCTGGTCCGGGTGCTGCCGGAGATCGTCTGGGAGCTGCCGACCTTCGTGGCGATGCACGAGGACCTGCGCTCCCTGCGCTGCTGCCGGGCGGCGTTCGACGCGCTGGCGGAGGGGATGGCGGCCTATTGCGCGGAGTGA
- a CDS encoding DUF1328 domain-containing protein has product MLKWAIIFFVISLVAGALGFTNVASGARGIARLLFGLFLVIAVVIVIVAVLLGQAVF; this is encoded by the coding sequence ATGTTGAAATGGGCGATCATCTTCTTCGTGATCTCGCTGGTGGCCGGTGCCCTCGGCTTCACCAACGTAGCGTCGGGCGCCCGCGGCATCGCGCGGCTGCTGTTCGGCCTGTTCCTGGTCATCGCCGTGGTGATCGTGATCGTGGCGGTGCTGCTCGGTCAGGCGGTGTTCTGA
- a CDS encoding GyrI-like domain-containing protein — protein sequence MKTRLPTIAIGLAASLACGASVLAQQPAQAPGPAAPGPAAPAPAPSPAAPPAGTPSPAQTTPLPTTTAPGPGPGTNQAPTPPAPEKALPPATPVPPAAGRVPLVANPGDPSDVDEVTLPAKPAAILSGTAKWDQAVPSLKDAIAKVEAALAQAGIKAVGKPLSVFTRTDDDGFQYEVMVPVEAAPNPRPAGLPDDLRFGATPSGKALRFTHKGPYEGIDQTYETVTAYLDAKGIIVQDAFVEEYLTPLASPSDDALEVNIYALPK from the coding sequence ATGAAGACCCGCCTTCCGACGATCGCGATCGGCCTCGCGGCCTCCCTGGCCTGCGGCGCCTCGGTTCTGGCGCAGCAGCCGGCCCAAGCTCCCGGCCCTGCTGCGCCCGGCCCTGCCGCGCCCGCGCCCGCGCCGTCCCCCGCCGCGCCCCCGGCCGGCACGCCCTCGCCGGCGCAGACGACCCCGCTGCCGACCACCACGGCACCGGGGCCCGGCCCGGGGACGAACCAGGCGCCGACCCCGCCCGCGCCCGAGAAGGCGCTGCCGCCCGCGACCCCGGTGCCGCCGGCCGCCGGCCGCGTGCCGCTCGTCGCCAATCCGGGCGACCCCTCCGACGTCGACGAGGTGACGCTGCCGGCCAAGCCCGCCGCGATCCTGTCCGGCACCGCGAAGTGGGACCAGGCGGTGCCGAGCCTCAAGGACGCGATCGCCAAGGTCGAGGCGGCGCTCGCTCAAGCCGGCATCAAGGCCGTCGGCAAGCCGCTCTCGGTGTTCACCCGCACCGACGACGACGGTTTCCAGTACGAGGTGATGGTGCCGGTCGAGGCCGCCCCGAACCCGCGCCCGGCCGGCCTGCCGGACGACCTGCGCTTCGGCGCGACGCCGAGCGGCAAGGCCCTGCGCTTCACCCACAAGGGCCCCTACGAGGGCATCGACCAGACCTACGAGACGGTGACGGCCTATCTCGATGCCAAGGGCATCATCGTCCAGGACGCCTTCGTCGAGGAGTACCTGACCCCGCTCGCGAGCCCGTCCGACGACGCGCTGGAGGTCAACATCTACGCGCTGCCCAAGTGA
- a CDS encoding heme ABC transporter permease, with protein sequence MSMGRLTRLAQPGHFMRWSGAILPWVAGLALVLVALGQYMTWFVAPPDYQQGETVRIMFIHVPAAWMAVFFYGAMAVSALGTLIWRHPLADVAQRAAAPIGAAFTLICLVTGSLWGKPMWGTYWVWDARLTSMLVLFLIYCGLLALWRTIEDPNRAARAVAILTLVGAVNLPIIKFSVNWWSTLHQPASILRMGGPTIHPTMLHPLLVMIAAASVLGIALHLQAMRTEILRRRVRTLTILEAERLDAALLSPQAA encoded by the coding sequence ATGTCGATGGGTCGTCTCACGCGGCTGGCGCAGCCCGGCCACTTCATGCGCTGGTCCGGGGCGATCCTGCCCTGGGTGGCGGGCCTCGCCCTCGTGCTGGTGGCACTCGGCCAGTACATGACCTGGTTCGTGGCCCCGCCCGACTACCAGCAGGGCGAGACGGTGCGGATCATGTTCATCCACGTGCCGGCAGCCTGGATGGCGGTGTTCTTCTACGGCGCCATGGCGGTCTCGGCCCTCGGCACCCTGATCTGGCGCCATCCCCTGGCCGACGTGGCGCAGCGCGCCGCCGCCCCGATCGGCGCCGCCTTCACGCTGATCTGCCTCGTCACCGGCTCGCTCTGGGGCAAGCCGATGTGGGGCACCTACTGGGTCTGGGACGCGCGCCTGACCTCGATGCTGGTGCTGTTCCTGATCTATTGCGGGCTGCTCGCCCTGTGGCGCACCATCGAGGACCCGAACCGGGCCGCCCGGGCGGTCGCGATCCTGACCCTCGTCGGCGCCGTCAACCTGCCGATCATCAAGTTCTCGGTGAACTGGTGGTCGACCCTGCACCAGCCGGCCTCGATCCTGCGGATGGGCGGGCCGACCATCCACCCGACCATGCTCCATCCCCTCCTCGTGATGATCGCCGCCGCCTCGGTGCTCGGCATCGCGCTCCACCTCCAGGCGATGCGCACCGAGATCCTGCGCCGGCGCGTGCGCACCCTGACGATCCTCGAGGCCGAGCGGCTGGACGCCGCCCTGCTGTCGCCGCAGGCCGCGTGA
- the ftsY gene encoding signal recognition particle-docking protein FtsY, with translation MSETKQPGWFGRLFGRKAETPTETPAEAPAETPAEIPAEAPAPSPDPAETMPTEPTGTLSEGVPDFATAADDVLPAPPTVTEASPGTAPEHDLPDELAGADLEPVEGVQPEGLVPAAPEPAQPEPLPEPEPLPEPAALAEPEPVAEETEAERAPLQIFQPPAQPEPAEEKRGWWSRLTGGLKRTSSALSDRVTGLFTKRKLDADTLEELEDALIQADFGLETATRIAEAVGKGRYERGIAPDEVRAILASEVERALDPVAQPLVVDATKKPFVILMIGVNGAGKTTTIGKLTQKFRAQGHSVMLAAGDTFRAAAIEQLRVWGERTGAPVVARAQGSDAAGLAYDALQAARDAGTDILLIDTAGRLQNKAGLMAELEKVIRVIRKLDEAAPHAVLLVLDATVGQNALSQVEIFQKAAGVTGLVMTKLDGTARGGILVALAAKFGLPVHFIGVGEGVDDLEPFAARDFARAIAGLDKG, from the coding sequence ATGAGTGAGACCAAACAGCCGGGCTGGTTCGGCCGTCTGTTCGGCCGGAAGGCCGAGACGCCGACGGAGACGCCTGCCGAGGCGCCCGCCGAAACTCCTGCTGAAATTCCTGCCGAGGCCCCCGCGCCCAGCCCCGATCCCGCCGAGACGATGCCGACGGAGCCGACCGGCACCCTGTCGGAGGGCGTGCCGGACTTCGCCACCGCCGCCGACGACGTGCTCCCGGCCCCGCCGACGGTGACGGAAGCCTCGCCCGGGACCGCGCCGGAGCACGACCTGCCCGACGAGCTCGCCGGGGCCGACCTCGAGCCGGTCGAAGGGGTGCAGCCCGAGGGCTTGGTGCCGGCGGCGCCCGAGCCCGCCCAGCCGGAGCCCTTGCCCGAGCCGGAGCCCTTGCCCGAGCCCGCCGCGCTCGCGGAGCCCGAGCCGGTCGCCGAGGAGACCGAAGCCGAACGGGCTCCGCTCCAGATCTTCCAGCCTCCGGCCCAACCCGAGCCGGCGGAGGAGAAGCGCGGCTGGTGGAGCCGGCTGACCGGCGGGCTCAAGCGCACCTCCTCGGCCCTGTCGGACCGGGTCACCGGGCTGTTCACCAAGCGCAAGCTCGACGCCGACACCCTGGAGGAGCTGGAGGACGCGCTGATCCAGGCCGATTTCGGCCTCGAGACCGCGACCCGGATCGCGGAAGCGGTCGGCAAGGGCCGCTACGAGAGGGGGATCGCTCCCGACGAGGTGCGGGCGATCCTGGCCTCGGAGGTCGAGCGTGCCCTCGATCCGGTGGCCCAGCCGCTCGTCGTCGACGCGACGAAGAAGCCGTTCGTGATCCTGATGATCGGCGTCAACGGCGCCGGCAAGACCACGACGATCGGCAAGCTCACGCAAAAATTCCGGGCGCAGGGGCACAGCGTGATGCTGGCCGCCGGCGACACCTTCCGGGCCGCCGCGATCGAGCAGCTGCGGGTGTGGGGCGAGCGCACCGGAGCCCCGGTGGTGGCGCGCGCGCAAGGCTCGGACGCCGCCGGCCTCGCCTACGACGCGCTCCAGGCCGCCCGCGACGCCGGCACCGACATCCTGCTGATCGACACCGCCGGCCGGCTGCAGAACAAGGCCGGGCTGATGGCCGAGCTCGAGAAGGTGATCCGGGTGATCCGCAAGCTCGACGAGGCGGCGCCCCACGCCGTGCTCCTCGTCCTCGACGCCACGGTGGGCCAGAACGCGCTGAGCCAGGTCGAGATCTTCCAGAAGGCCGCCGGCGTCACCGGCCTGGTGATGACGAAGCTCGACGGCACGGCGCGGGGCGGCATCCTGGTCGCGCTCGCCGCCAAGTTCGGCCTGCCGGTCCACTTCATCGGCGTCGGCGAGGGGGTCGACGACCTCGAGCCCTTCGCGGCGCGGGACTTCGCCCGGGCGATCGCGGGTCTCGACAAGGGCTGA
- the ccmD gene encoding heme exporter protein CcmD produces MDLGPHAAFILGAYGFTALVIAGLVAHAVLDRRAQERALARLAQEPRGRR; encoded by the coding sequence ATGGATCTCGGACCCCACGCCGCCTTCATCCTCGGCGCCTACGGCTTCACCGCACTGGTGATCGCGGGCCTCGTCGCCCACGCGGTCCTCGACCGGCGGGCGCAGGAGCGGGCGCTCGCGCGGCTCGCACAGGAACCGCGAGGCCGCCGGTGA
- a CDS encoding RluA family pseudouridine synthase, protein MIVDDILSRLLYRDALVLVIDKPAGLPVHPGPKGGETLTQHLDALRFGLPRRPEAAHRLDRDTSGCLALGRHAKALARLNALFAQGRAGKTYWALVEGGPAEETGEIDLPLARRSDDPRSWWMKTDPAGDPSLTRWRVMGRDPASGRTWLALTPVTGRTHQLRVHCAAMGWPILGDAVYGTAPRQGGPGLQLHARALALPLYPKKPAIAIEAPAPGHMRQGLRACGLVESSE, encoded by the coding sequence ATGATCGTTGACGACATACTCTCGCGGCTCCTCTACCGCGATGCCCTGGTGCTCGTCATCGACAAGCCGGCGGGTTTGCCGGTGCATCCCGGGCCGAAGGGCGGCGAGACGCTGACCCAGCACCTCGACGCCCTGCGCTTCGGCCTGCCGCGCCGGCCGGAAGCCGCCCACCGCCTCGACCGCGACACCTCCGGCTGCCTGGCGCTCGGCCGCCACGCCAAGGCGCTCGCCCGGCTGAACGCCCTGTTCGCGCAAGGGCGTGCCGGCAAGACCTACTGGGCGCTCGTCGAGGGCGGGCCGGCGGAGGAGACCGGCGAGATCGACCTGCCCCTGGCGCGCCGCTCCGACGACCCCCGGAGCTGGTGGATGAAGACCGATCCGGCCGGCGACCCGTCGCTCACCCGCTGGCGGGTGATGGGACGCGATCCGGCATCCGGGCGGACCTGGCTGGCGCTGACCCCGGTGACCGGGCGCACGCACCAGCTCCGGGTGCATTGCGCCGCGATGGGCTGGCCGATCCTCGGCGACGCGGTCTACGGCACCGCCCCGCGCCAGGGCGGGCCGGGCCTGCAGCTCCACGCCAGGGCCCTCGCGCTGCCGCTCTACCCGAAGAAGCCGGCGATCGCGATCGAGGCGCCGGCGCCGGGGCACATGCGGCAGGGGTTGCGGGCGTGTGGATTGGTCGAGAGTTCCGAATAG